DNA sequence from the Acidobacteriota bacterium genome:
GCCAGTGGACGGCGCTCTCGTGGTTGTAGTCGAAGAACTCGAGCGCAGCGTTGTACACCCGGGCCAGCCGCGCCGCCCGGTCGCTTTCGTGGCGGGTGAGACGCCCCTGCTTGAGCCGGCGGAGCATCGTCTGGCGAGGAATCCCGACGATTGCCACGAGCTCCAGATCGGAGATCGATAGCAGCCGCTTCAGGTCGGCAAGGATGTGCGCGGAAGCGCCGCCCCGGATCTGCTTGAGATCCGGAACGCTCAGTGGCTCTGCTTGTGCCGCTCTTGTCTCCATTTGGTACAGACTATCGTACCAAATGGATGCCCCTTACTCACCGAGGCAGATGCCGAGGTCGCGGGCCGTGGCAACGACGTCGGCTTCGAGCGGGACGCTCTTCATGCGGCTCACGGCAAGTTCAAGCGGCACGGCACGCACGGTCGGCGGATCGAGCGAGACCATGACGCCGAACTCTCCCTCCTCGATCTGACGCACGGCGGCGGCGCCGAAGCGCAGCGCGATCAGGCGATCGTACGGGATCGGCTGACCGCCGCGCTGGAGGTGGCCGAGGGTGACGGTTCGCGTCTCCTTGCCGGTTCGCTCGTGGATCTCCGTCGCCACCCGCTCGGCGACGCCGCCGAGGCTTTCGGTCCGGCCACCGATCCGCTTCGACCAGGTGAAGTCACCGCCGACGGGCCGCGCGCCCTCGGCCGCGACGACCACCGCCCAGTGCCGCCCCCGCCTCTCGCGCGCCATCAGGTGATCGCAGACTTCCTCGATGTCGTACGGGATCTCCGGAATGAGAATGACCTGGGCCGTCGCCGCGACTCCCGCGAAGAGGGCGATCCAGCCAGCGTAGCGGCCCATCAACTCGACGACGAAGATGCGGTCGTGGGCCTCGGCGGTCGAGTGCAGCCGTTCGATCGCGGCCGTCGCGACGTCGACCGCGGTGTGGAAGCCGAAGGTGACGTTCGTGCCGGCGAGATCATTGTCGATCGTCTTCGGCACGCCAACGACGGGTATGCCGTGCTTGTGGAGCTTGAGCGCGAGGCGCATGGAACCGTCGCCACCCACCGCGACCAGCGCGTCGAGTCCG
Encoded proteins:
- a CDS encoding ATP-dependent 6-phosphofructokinase; protein product: MKRIGISTGGGDAPGLNAVIRAVTLASIRRGWEVVGLMRGYGAFFDPSQIRILDRPAVRGTTHLGGTILGTRSGAYPFERRVEQDDGSVVVEDVTEEAVEGFHRLGLDALVAVGGDGSMRLALKLHKHGIPVVGVPKTIDNDLAGTNVTFGFHTAVDVATAAIERLHSTAEAHDRIFVVELMGRYAGWIALFAGVAATAQVILIPEIPYDIEEVCDHLMARERRGRHWAVVVAAEGARPVGGDFTWSKRIGGRTESLGGVAERVATEIHERTGKETRTVTLGHLQRGGQPIPYDRLIALRFGAAAVRQIEEGEFGVMVSLDPPTVRAVPLELAVSRMKSVPLEADVVATARDLGICLGE
- a CDS encoding DUF2384 domain-containing protein, with the protein product METRAAQAEPLSVPDLKQIRGGASAHILADLKRLLSISDLELVAIVGIPRQTMLRRLKQGRLTRHESDRAARLARVYNAALEFFDYNHESAVHWLKHSNPALGGETPLEHSDTEVGAEEVLTLLHRLAHGIPL